Proteins from a single region of Mumia flava:
- a CDS encoding DUF1214 domain-containing protein produces the protein MGTGEAVTLDNFAHAETAHYFTEQLAKAPVNEYFHNRVPVDVENQVIIRSNVDLIYSYAVVDVTERATVSLAPSEEYAVDQIIDENHYVVGVVYPGETLTLTDDDLSGGTHVYILGRTATTSGVERAHELQDRRRIDAATAHPYTPPVYDHDSLVAMRRQIEARAAEADFSLGFGTPESTTPLQHALAAELGWGGLPPQHAQYFQGRAVSTGCDSWTFDVPPLDYEHNGYFSVIKYDDAGWLDVDRPGFSDTELERNPDGTITIWFGDERCAGKPNVIETREGQEFFHGIRLYRPRDVDETRAFIERLRSTPLVPGDAV, from the coding sequence ATGGGGACCGGGGAAGCGGTCACGCTGGACAACTTCGCGCACGCGGAGACTGCGCACTACTTCACCGAGCAGCTCGCGAAGGCCCCGGTGAACGAGTACTTCCACAACCGCGTGCCGGTCGACGTCGAGAACCAGGTGATCATCCGATCGAACGTCGACCTGATCTACTCGTACGCCGTGGTCGACGTGACCGAGCGCGCGACGGTCTCGTTGGCGCCGTCCGAGGAGTACGCGGTCGACCAGATCATCGACGAGAACCACTACGTCGTCGGTGTCGTCTACCCGGGTGAGACGCTCACGCTGACCGACGACGACCTCTCCGGCGGCACGCACGTCTACATCCTCGGGCGGACCGCGACGACGAGCGGGGTCGAGCGGGCCCACGAGCTGCAGGACCGGCGGCGCATCGACGCGGCCACGGCCCACCCGTACACGCCCCCGGTCTACGACCACGACAGCCTGGTCGCGATGCGCCGCCAGATCGAGGCGCGCGCCGCCGAAGCCGACTTCAGCCTGGGCTTCGGAACGCCCGAGTCGACGACACCGCTGCAGCACGCCCTCGCCGCCGAGCTCGGCTGGGGTGGGCTCCCGCCGCAGCACGCGCAGTACTTCCAGGGTCGTGCGGTGAGCACGGGGTGCGACTCCTGGACCTTCGACGTGCCGCCGCTCGACTACGAGCACAACGGGTACTTCTCCGTGATCAAGTACGACGACGCCGGCTGGCTCGACGTCGACCGTCCCGGCTTCTCCGACACCGAGCTCGAGCGCAACCCCGACGGCACGATCACGATCTGGTTCGGCGACGAGCGGTGCGCCGGCAAGCCGAACGTGATCGAGACCCGCGAGGGGCAGGAGTTCTTCCACGGGATCCGGCTCTATCGTCCGCGCGACGTCGACGAGACCCGCGCCTTCATCGAGCGGCTCCGCTCCACCCCGCTCGTGCCTGGCGATGCCGTCTGA
- a CDS encoding GAP family protein, whose translation MGAAIGQSLPVALGVMISPLPIVAVVLMLSSARAKVNAFAFLLGWFVAITAVAMVVALAAGSAAPDEEDPAGWTGWLKIVLGLALLVVALRQWRGRPRPGIEAPTPKWMAAVETFTPVKATGLAVLLGGVNPKNLLLTVSGGATIAAAAPDDTSAVVVASIVFAVVACIGVAAPIAIYLATGDRAAVLLDELKAWLIEHNAIVMAVLLLVIGVKLIGDGISVV comes from the coding sequence GTGGGTGCTGCCATCGGCCAGTCGTTGCCCGTCGCCCTGGGCGTGATGATCAGCCCGCTGCCGATCGTCGCGGTGGTCCTGATGCTCAGCAGCGCGAGGGCCAAGGTCAACGCGTTCGCATTCCTGCTGGGCTGGTTCGTCGCGATCACCGCCGTGGCGATGGTGGTGGCGCTCGCGGCCGGCTCGGCCGCCCCCGACGAGGAGGATCCCGCCGGCTGGACCGGCTGGCTGAAGATCGTCCTCGGACTCGCCCTGCTGGTCGTCGCCCTGCGGCAGTGGCGTGGTCGACCCCGACCGGGCATCGAGGCGCCGACGCCGAAGTGGATGGCCGCCGTCGAGACTTTCACGCCCGTGAAGGCGACCGGCCTGGCCGTGCTGCTCGGCGGTGTCAACCCGAAGAACCTGCTCCTCACGGTCTCGGGCGGCGCGACGATCGCGGCCGCTGCGCCCGACGACACCTCCGCGGTCGTCGTCGCCTCGATCGTCTTCGCGGTCGTCGCCTGCATCGGGGTCGCCGCCCCGATCGCCATCTATCTGGCGACGGGCGACCGTGCGGCGGTGCTCCTCGACGAGCTGAAGGCGTGGCTGATCGAGCACAACGCGATCGTCATGGCCGTGCTGCTGCTGGTCATCGGTGTGAAACTGATCGGGGACGGCATCTCGGTCGTCTGA
- a CDS encoding DUF2630 family protein, producing MTTDDSIRQTISDLIARERELRARLAAGEIDASTEHAELAAAETQLDQCWDLLRQRDAAREFGEDPDQAQVRPPGVVENYLE from the coding sequence ATGACGACGGACGACAGCATCAGGCAGACGATCAGCGACCTGATCGCGCGCGAGCGGGAGCTCCGGGCGCGGCTCGCCGCCGGCGAGATCGATGCGAGCACCGAGCACGCGGAGCTCGCCGCCGCCGAGACGCAGCTCGACCAGTGCTGGGACCTGCTGCGGCAGCGTGACGCCGCGCGCGAGTTCGGGGAGGATCCCGACCAGGCACAGGTCCGGCCGCCGGGCGTGGTCGAGAACTACCTGGAGTAG
- a CDS encoding nitroreductase family deazaflavin-dependent oxidoreductase: protein MRLLSPFSGLSRVVNPRIRSLARVRPPLALLHHEGRRTGRPYETPVQAYRTATGFVVGLAYGHDADWARNILATGRGQITYGRRRYSLSHPRRRGPEARGDLPAPASAMMRVLGIDDFVEFDATLMGDT, encoded by the coding sequence ATGCGCCTGCTCAGTCCGTTCTCGGGCCTGTCCCGCGTCGTCAATCCCCGGATCCGGTCGCTCGCCCGCGTACGCCCGCCCCTGGCGCTCCTGCACCACGAAGGTCGCCGGACCGGCCGTCCGTACGAGACCCCGGTGCAGGCGTACCGCACCGCGACCGGGTTCGTCGTCGGGCTCGCGTACGGGCACGACGCCGACTGGGCACGCAACATCCTCGCCACGGGCCGCGGCCAGATCACGTACGGGCGCCGCCGCTACAGCCTCAGCCACCCCCGGCGCCGCGGCCCGGAGGCCCGTGGCGACCTGCCGGCGCCGGCGTCGGCGATGATGCGGGTGCTGGGCATCGACGACTTCGTCGAGTTCGACGCCACGCTGATGGGTGACACATGA
- a CDS encoding DUF2254 domain-containing protein has protein sequence MDGFWSGLRDRFWVLPMLCAAVAVVVAVLLSELDETLGTADALPFLFSGGPEGARVLLSAIITSMISFTGLVFSITIVVLQLTSSQFSPRVLRTFLQDRLNQLTLGVFIATFVYALVVLRDVSGTNEQNPFVPQVALTVAFGLVLASVVVFLIYIHHITQSIRVATIIRTVGNETRRVLERRYPSDVVPAPRVALPEGPGRVVASGTLGVVQRIDDDDLAHLAAQQGVTICLLRAVGEFVPARAPLAEIHGGDRLDDETVRSAIGVGSERNFDQDVGFGFRQLTDIAERAISPGINDPTTAVQAVDQMHDLLRRLATRPLPPRQVVREGRLLVDVPQPGLGDYLALAVDEIARWGADDERVLRRLRVMLADLEHAALPVHRSAVLEVLGRLDTVGDQRTVAGRVDALAPSDVGVR, from the coding sequence ATGGACGGATTCTGGTCGGGCCTGCGTGATCGGTTCTGGGTGCTGCCGATGCTGTGCGCGGCGGTGGCTGTCGTGGTCGCGGTCCTGCTGAGCGAGCTGGACGAGACGCTCGGCACCGCCGACGCGCTGCCGTTCCTCTTCAGCGGCGGTCCGGAGGGAGCGCGGGTGCTCCTCTCGGCGATCATCACGTCGATGATCTCGTTCACGGGACTGGTCTTCTCGATCACGATCGTCGTCCTGCAGCTGACGAGCAGTCAGTTCTCGCCCCGTGTGCTGCGGACGTTCCTCCAGGACCGCCTCAACCAGCTCACGCTCGGCGTCTTCATCGCGACCTTCGTGTACGCCCTGGTGGTGCTGCGCGACGTCAGCGGGACGAACGAGCAGAACCCGTTCGTCCCGCAGGTCGCCCTCACGGTGGCCTTCGGCCTGGTGCTCGCGAGCGTCGTGGTCTTCCTGATCTACATCCACCACATCACCCAGAGCATCCGGGTCGCGACGATCATCAGGACGGTCGGCAACGAGACCCGCCGCGTGCTCGAACGCCGCTACCCCTCCGACGTGGTGCCCGCCCCCCGCGTGGCCCTGCCCGAGGGGCCCGGGCGGGTCGTCGCCTCCGGGACGCTCGGCGTCGTCCAGCGGATCGACGACGACGACCTCGCGCACCTGGCGGCACAGCAGGGCGTGACGATCTGCCTGCTCCGTGCGGTCGGCGAGTTCGTCCCGGCGAGAGCTCCCCTGGCGGAGATCCACGGCGGCGACCGGCTCGACGACGAGACCGTTCGCTCGGCGATCGGCGTCGGGTCCGAGCGCAACTTCGACCAGGACGTCGGCTTCGGGTTCCGTCAGCTCACCGACATCGCGGAGCGGGCCATCTCCCCTGGCATCAACGACCCGACGACGGCGGTCCAGGCCGTCGACCAGATGCACGACCTGCTGCGTCGTCTCGCGACCCGCCCGCTGCCGCCGCGCCAGGTCGTACGCGAAGGTCGGTTGCTGGTCGACGTGCCGCAGCCCGGCCTGGGCGACTACCTCGCCCTCGCGGTCGACGAGATCGCACGGTGGGGTGCCGACGACGAGCGCGTGCTCCGACGTCTGCGCGTGATGCTGGCCGATCTCGAGCACGCGGCGCTGCCGGTGCACCGGTCCGCCGTGCTCGAGGTGCTCGGACGGCTCGACACCGTGGGCGACCAACGGACCGTCGCCGGCAGGGTCGACGCGCTCGCACCCTCGGACGTCGGGGTGCGCTGA
- a CDS encoding VOC family protein produces the protein MTAPLAWKMLTLDCPDPPALAAFYAQLLGGDVAHAQEEYAMVTGVGTTLGFGQVPDHQPPGWPNERGTKQYHLDLACVDIDEAAARVVELGGTIPDEQPGETWRVALDPAGHPFCLTDASRW, from the coding sequence ATGACCGCGCCGCTCGCATGGAAGATGCTGACCCTCGACTGCCCGGACCCGCCCGCGCTCGCCGCCTTCTACGCGCAGCTGCTCGGCGGGGACGTCGCGCACGCGCAGGAGGAGTACGCGATGGTGACCGGCGTCGGCACGACGCTCGGCTTCGGCCAGGTTCCGGACCACCAGCCACCGGGCTGGCCGAACGAGCGCGGCACGAAGCAGTACCACCTCGACCTCGCGTGCGTCGACATCGACGAGGCGGCGGCACGGGTCGTCGAGCTCGGCGGGACCATCCCGGACGAGCAGCCCGGCGAGACCTGGCGGGTCGCCCTCGACCCTGCGGGGCACCCGTTCTGCCTGACCGACGCCTCCCGCTGGTGA
- a CDS encoding fatty acid desaturase gives MADDAPDRIANSTVPAASTEVWKDKKRYLWLIGLVVPSLAFVAAAAYIVTGWGLWLWIGPIIILGVVPTIDLMAGLDRSNPPDDAIEALEKDKYYRWITYAFLPIQYLGFLGAFWVVGGGNPAAWMVDQAGLQEWASGLPFGERMTGDLDLSVLDKVGLAISIGAIGGIGINTAHELGHKREANERWLSKIALAQSFYGHFYIEHNRGHHVRVATPEDPASARLGENFYQFWPRTVIGSLRSAWGLEKRRIARRGKHPFRISNNVLNAWLMSVVLFGTVIALFGWGVTPYLIIQAVMGLTLLEVVNYMEHYGMLRQKVGAGSRRRYERVDPSHSWNSNNIATNVLLYHLQRHSDHHANPTRRYQTLRDFEESPVLPTGYAGMIVLALVPPVWRRVMDPRVAAHFGGDLTRANISPRKRARILAQVGATDAEVARSARTQRGGADGSGVSAVPEVLAARCPGCGYTYEVAAGNEHEGFAAGTAWDDVPNTWCCPDCGVREKVDFVPVDPAEDPVDTRRA, from the coding sequence ATGGCAGACGACGCACCGGACCGCATCGCGAACTCGACGGTCCCCGCAGCTTCCACCGAGGTGTGGAAGGACAAGAAGCGCTACCTGTGGCTGATCGGCCTGGTGGTCCCGAGCCTGGCCTTCGTCGCCGCAGCCGCCTACATCGTCACGGGCTGGGGCCTGTGGCTCTGGATCGGGCCGATCATCATCCTCGGGGTCGTCCCGACGATCGATCTCATGGCCGGCCTGGACCGCTCGAACCCGCCCGACGACGCGATCGAGGCGCTGGAGAAGGACAAGTACTACCGCTGGATCACCTACGCCTTCCTCCCGATCCAGTACCTCGGGTTCCTCGGCGCGTTCTGGGTCGTCGGCGGCGGCAACCCGGCGGCGTGGATGGTCGACCAGGCCGGTCTGCAGGAGTGGGCCTCCGGTCTGCCGTTCGGTGAGCGGATGACCGGCGACCTCGACCTCTCGGTCCTCGACAAGGTCGGCCTCGCGATCTCGATCGGCGCCATCGGCGGGATCGGGATCAACACCGCGCACGAGCTGGGCCACAAGCGCGAGGCGAACGAGCGGTGGCTCTCCAAGATCGCCCTGGCGCAGAGCTTCTACGGCCACTTCTACATCGAGCACAACCGCGGTCACCACGTCCGCGTCGCCACCCCCGAGGACCCGGCCTCGGCCCGACTGGGCGAGAACTTCTACCAGTTCTGGCCCCGCACGGTCATCGGCTCGCTGAGGAGTGCCTGGGGCCTCGAGAAGCGCCGCATCGCGCGCCGCGGCAAGCACCCGTTCCGGATCAGCAACAACGTCCTCAACGCGTGGCTGATGTCCGTCGTGCTGTTCGGCACGGTCATCGCGCTCTTCGGCTGGGGCGTCACCCCGTACCTCATCATCCAGGCGGTCATGGGGCTCACGCTGCTCGAGGTCGTCAACTACATGGAGCACTACGGCATGCTCCGCCAGAAGGTCGGCGCCGGTTCGCGTCGGCGCTACGAACGGGTCGACCCGTCGCACAGCTGGAACTCCAACAACATCGCCACCAACGTGCTGCTCTACCACCTCCAGCGGCACAGCGACCACCACGCCAACCCGACGCGCCGCTACCAGACGCTGCGCGACTTCGAGGAGTCTCCGGTCCTGCCGACCGGGTACGCCGGGATGATCGTGCTCGCCCTGGTCCCGCCGGTCTGGCGACGCGTGATGGACCCCCGCGTCGCCGCGCACTTCGGCGGCGACCTCACCCGCGCCAACATCAGCCCCCGCAAGCGCGCGAGGATCCTGGCGCAGGTCGGCGCGACCGACGCCGAGGTCGCGCGCTCGGCCCGCACCCAGCGCGGCGGCGCGGACGGGTCCGGCGTGTCCGCGGTGCCCGAGGTCCTCGCCGCCCGGTGCCCGGGCTGCGGCTACACCTACGAGGTCGCCGCGGGCAACGAGCACGAGGGCTTCGCCGCCGGTACGGCGTGGGACGACGTCCCGAACACCTGGTGCTGCCCGGACTGCGGTGTGCGCGAGAAGGTGGACTTCGTCCCCGTCGACCCCGCCGAGGACCCGGTCGACACCCGCCGCGCGTGA
- a CDS encoding AraC family transcriptional regulator gives MVDRRNATSTSAGILRPEQFARYASLTRVACDPALEPWVENTWHLRWDLPAGTQFVSQTLPHPACTLSVELGHPRAGLPDDRVVVTGVVTRRFDVTLARSGWVLGVKFRPGGLAALAGIDVAGLTDRVVPAAGILPDAVVAGMRLLTDTDEPGAAAAKADRALLGMGDDVRDRSYDVVLRLIDDMLGDRSIVRVSQLEERHGLSTRQIQRLFSRYVGTTPKWVLGRYRMHDVVTALDDGYDGSLADLAAAYGWYDQAHFARDFTALVGVPPSSYRDRG, from the coding sequence GTGGTGGATAGGAGAAACGCGACCTCCACGTCGGCCGGGATCCTGCGCCCCGAGCAGTTCGCCCGGTACGCGTCGCTCACCCGTGTCGCCTGCGACCCTGCCCTCGAGCCGTGGGTCGAGAACACCTGGCACCTGCGCTGGGACCTCCCGGCCGGGACGCAGTTCGTCAGCCAGACGCTGCCGCACCCGGCCTGCACCCTCAGCGTCGAGCTCGGCCACCCGCGCGCGGGGCTGCCGGACGACCGGGTCGTGGTCACGGGGGTCGTCACACGGCGCTTCGACGTCACCTTGGCCCGGAGCGGGTGGGTGCTCGGTGTGAAGTTCCGTCCGGGCGGGCTGGCTGCGCTGGCCGGGATCGACGTCGCCGGCCTGACCGACCGCGTCGTCCCCGCGGCGGGGATCCTGCCGGATGCCGTCGTCGCCGGGATGCGCCTGCTCACCGACACCGACGAGCCGGGCGCCGCGGCCGCGAAGGCCGACCGGGCGCTGCTCGGGATGGGCGACGACGTCCGCGACCGCTCGTACGACGTGGTGCTGCGCCTGATCGACGACATGCTCGGTGACCGGTCGATCGTGCGGGTCTCGCAGCTCGAGGAGCGCCACGGACTCTCGACCCGTCAGATCCAGCGACTGTTCTCCCGCTACGTCGGCACGACGCCGAAGTGGGTGCTGGGCCGCTACCGCATGCACGACGTCGTCACCGCGCTCGACGACGGGTACGACGGGTCGCTGGCCGATCTCGCCGCGGCGTACGGATGGTACGACCAGGCCCACTTCGCCCGCGACTTCACCGCGCTCGTGGGCGTCCCGCCGAGCTCCTACCGCGACCGGGGCTGA
- a CDS encoding MarR family winged helix-turn-helix transcriptional regulator has product MPTESATTVPRSATEPAVVAARDIVAVLSRLRRRLREVRDLSGLSPSQTAVLNRIDQDGPITSAGLAQAERVRPQSMAATVGVLLERGLVQRTPDPADGRRQLLSLSQHGRAWLDDRHRARDEWLVATLDDGLSAEELATVIEAVRLLERVAQS; this is encoded by the coding sequence ATGCCGACCGAGAGTGCGACGACCGTGCCCCGGAGCGCGACCGAGCCTGCCGTGGTCGCCGCGAGAGACATCGTCGCCGTCCTGAGCCGCCTGCGCCGGCGCCTCCGCGAGGTCCGCGACCTGTCCGGCCTGTCACCGTCGCAGACGGCCGTCCTGAACCGCATCGACCAGGACGGTCCGATCACCTCGGCGGGACTCGCGCAGGCGGAGCGGGTCCGCCCGCAGTCCATGGCGGCCACGGTGGGGGTGCTCCTGGAGCGCGGACTCGTGCAGCGCACGCCCGATCCCGCGGACGGACGCCGGCAGCTGCTGTCGCTCTCGCAGCACGGACGGGCCTGGCTCGACGACCGGCACCGCGCCCGTGACGAGTGGCTGGTCGCGACCCTCGACGACGGCCTGAGTGCCGAGGAGCTGGCCACGGTGATCGAGGCCGTGCGCCTGCTGGAGCGTGTGGCGCAGTCGTGA
- a CDS encoding LysE family translocator: MELVSMQSLVAVAVIELGLVLTPGPNMIYLTSRSISQGRRAGMISLAGVALGFVVYLAAAATGLTALFAAVPEAYHAVKLAGAAYLAWLAWQVVRPGGGSPFEMRPLSSHSARRLFGMGLVTNLLNPKIALLYAALIPQFVDPALGATWWQFLQLGSAQIAVAVAVNGLLVLTAAATAGYLAQHRRILAVQRYVSGSLLGFFAVKMAVGKPA; encoded by the coding sequence GTGGAGCTGGTGTCGATGCAGTCGCTCGTCGCGGTCGCCGTGATCGAGCTCGGGCTGGTGCTGACGCCGGGTCCGAACATGATCTACCTGACCTCGCGGTCGATCTCCCAGGGACGGCGGGCCGGGATGATCTCGCTCGCCGGGGTCGCGCTCGGCTTCGTCGTCTACCTCGCTGCTGCCGCCACCGGGCTCACGGCGCTGTTCGCCGCGGTCCCCGAGGCCTACCACGCGGTCAAGCTCGCGGGCGCCGCGTACCTGGCGTGGCTCGCCTGGCAGGTCGTACGGCCCGGCGGCGGGTCGCCGTTCGAGATGCGTCCGCTGTCGTCGCACTCGGCCCGACGGCTGTTCGGCATGGGTCTGGTCACGAACCTGCTGAACCCCAAGATCGCCCTGCTGTACGCGGCGCTGATCCCGCAGTTCGTCGACCCTGCGCTCGGGGCGACGTGGTGGCAGTTCCTCCAGCTCGGATCGGCGCAGATCGCCGTGGCGGTGGCGGTCAACGGACTGCTCGTCCTGACCGCGGCGGCGACCGCGGGATACCTGGCGCAGCATCGGCGGATCCTGGCGGTGCAGCGGTACGTGTCGGGCTCGTTGCTCGGCTTCTTCGCGGTGAAGATGGCGGTCGGCAAGCCGGCATGA
- a CDS encoding iron chaperone, which translates to MTAANSADRTDDGGFTEAERAAMKERAAELRASGRGGKKKSDDLEAVLEKLAEMSDADRVLAERIHAIVLSVAPELLPKTWYGMPAYARNGKVVCFFQSAEKFDARYATFGFNDVAQLDDGTMWPTAFALTEATDANLAAIEDLVRRAAG; encoded by the coding sequence ATGACCGCAGCGAACAGCGCCGATCGCACGGACGACGGCGGCTTCACCGAGGCCGAGCGTGCCGCGATGAAGGAGCGCGCGGCGGAGCTGCGGGCCAGCGGACGCGGTGGGAAGAAGAAGTCCGACGACCTCGAGGCGGTGCTCGAGAAGCTCGCCGAGATGTCCGATGCCGACCGGGTCCTCGCCGAGCGCATCCACGCCATCGTCCTGTCGGTGGCACCGGAGCTGCTGCCGAAGACCTGGTACGGGATGCCGGCCTACGCCAGGAACGGGAAGGTCGTCTGCTTCTTCCAGTCCGCCGAGAAGTTCGACGCGCGGTACGCGACCTTCGGCTTCAACGACGTCGCCCAGCTGGACGACGGGACCATGTGGCCGACGGCGTTCGCTCTGACGGAGGCCACCGACGCCAACCTGGCGGCGATCGAGGACCTGGTGAGGCGCGCGGCGGGCTGA